In the Paramormyrops kingsleyae isolate MSU_618 chromosome 6, PKINGS_0.4, whole genome shotgun sequence genome, one interval contains:
- the LOC140591856 gene encoding uncharacterized protein, with protein sequence MSDKCPKLKLKRKKCAAQECSFVTERKAPRQSASQAGHAGAAASTMPAAHDAWWDKADLPGMQQLWASVLKAAVPQLGQDIWKAVPVLPAAPPPKPSDGESAGGRWCCPLADEVPPFPPAVNPHVRPVTNTDICTPSSPLRPADPGPDPRKDGSARRACDPAGRQVRGGEMAGGGVRLDTAMGRRPPALRETAAAVGGSPGTAGAAAGERYSCGMTESGPETIPTGLRNESECLGADGNLRGAAGLASCPLCTMAFPAGFSQMDCDGHLAKCLSEMNEDVTW encoded by the exons ATGTCCGACAAGTGTCCCAAACTGAAGCTGAAGAGGAAGAAGTGTGCAGCTCAGGAGTGCAGCTTTGTGACAGAGCGCAAAGCCCCGCGGCAAAGCGCCTCCCAGGCCGGCCATGCCGGTGCCGCGGCGAGCACGATGCCTGCCGCACA TGATGCATGGTGGGATAAGGCCGACCTCCCGGGGATGCAGCAGCTGTGGGCATCTGTCTTGAAGGCTGCTGTCCCGCAGCTGGGGCAGGACATCTGGAAAGCTGTGCCCGTCCTTCCTGCGGCTCCTCCGCCG AAGCCGTCAGACGGCGAGAGTGCTGGGGGCCGGTGGTGCTGCCCCCTCGCCGACGAGGTGCCTCCCTTCCCCCCGGCCGTTAATCCGCATGTCCGCCCCGTCACCAACACGGACATCTGCACGCCCAGCAGTCCTCTGCGCCCGGCTGATCCCGGGCCAGATCCGAGGAAAGACGGGAGCGCGCGGCGGGCCTGCGATCCTGCTGGCCGGCAGGTGCGAGGAGGAGAGATGGCGGGGGGCGGCGTCCGTCTGGACACGGCGATGGGGCGGCGGCCCCCGGCCTTACGGGAGACGGCGGCGGCCGTGGGCGGGAGCCCAGGGACCGCAGGGGCGGCCGCGGGCGAGAGATACTCGTGTGGCATGACTGAGAGCGGCCCGGAGACGATCCCTACGGGGCTGCGGAATGAGTCCGAGTGCCTGGGGGCTGATGGGAATCTGAGAGGGGCCGCCGGCTTGGCAAGCTGCCCCCTGTGCACCATGGCGTTCCCTGCCGG GTTCAGCCAGATGGACTGTGACGGACACCTCGCCAAATGCCTCTCCGAGATGAATGAAGACGTCACATGGTGA